ATATTTATCAAGTTTGGAAACCGACTGGTTCGTGTTCTTGATGAAGAAATAGATAGAATAAGAGTATTTCTTAATGAATTCTCAGATGTTGAACTTAGAAATTCATTAGATATTAAAGTTGGGGAGAAGAGGAGAATCACTTCAGGGCCTTTTGAAAATTATGACTGTGAAATAATAAAAATAGATAACAAGAAAAAAATCTGTGTAAGAATTGAATCATTAAAGTATAGTATTTTAGCTGAAATGCATTCTTATCATTTAATTTAAGATCTATAATGGAATTATAAGGATATTAGCTTAATTATTAGAGAAATAAAATACATTGTATGGTATATTCTTATACTATACAATGTATTTATATAATGTTATCCTTTTGTTATTTACTTTCCGCCATTTGCCTTAAGGTCAGCTTTACAATTATTATCCAGTTGAGGAACATTTCCATTTATAATAAAGCCTAAAATATCTGTGGTTTCAGAAGCGTAGTACATCAGACAATTTTGATTATTACAATGGTTTCCATTGGAAGAATCTTTGTGATCTGTCTGCATCGGTGATCCTAGATTTACTAATCCCATCAAATGTCCCAGTTCATGCTCAAGCACTGTAGCTTCAAGTTTTGTTCTGCTGGTCTGCCCAAATCCTCCGGAATTTTCCTGAATTGTTTTTCCGAATAAAGCAATTGAGGTATTGCGGTATGCAATTCCTAACGTATTAGAATTGCCGCTATATTTCCCGTTGGTATATAGAATGTTTACTGCAAGAGTTGATCCGTTGGTAAATACAGTTCGGTTTGTATTCTCAATTTGTCTTATATCATCCGCAGATAAAGTGGAGGAGGACGTTCCTGGAATTTCTCTTTGAATAACGGTTATACCACCATCTTTGCGGAGAAAAGTGGATAGGAAATTTTTCAAATGATCAACAGCTTGCGAATTCGGGGCATATCCCGGCATATACTGAATTTCGATCAATAATGAATTATACCGGTTATTGCTTAAAAGGTCGTTGGCTGACGCTCCAACAGGACGTGTGTGGTTGTAATCTGATGAATCATTGCTGAATTCATTATCTCTGCTGCAGGATATTGTACATAGCAAGGCTAGAAACGGAATAATTAGTTTTTTAATCATAGGTTTTGTGTCTTTTGTTAAATATTTAATAATGCAATATTAGTAAAAATAAGTTTTGTGGTAGCAATATCACAGTAATGTATTTTTTTTATATCTGTTTTTATGTTGAATTCATTTCTCAAACCCGGTAGGTTTGTTTTTATTAATGAAAACAAATTGATTTTTCATAGATAATAATAGTGTCACTCAGCTTTTATACTGATACTTTAATCGTTCTTAACCGTATTTTTACGATATTTTTAACCATCATTATGATTATTCCGTTTTAGGTCTGATATTTGTACTGAGTAGCAAAACTAATCGACCTTTTAAATTTATGAACGTAATTGTGAAAAAATCTTTTTTATACAGTCTTATACTGGTTTTATTTTTAGTATCATGTAAAAAGGAAATTGAAAAAATAAATGATACTTTAGGAACCGATACAACTACCACAGAAAGTCCAAAGGAAAAAACTGATTCAATAAAAAAAGATTCAGTGGTTAAAAAGGAATCTGTACCTCCGGCAATGCAGGAAACCGGCTTTTATAATGCTTTTGTACTTCCAAAAGATAAAAAGCTTAGAGATTCTGTATATGCTGCATTCAGCAAAAAATATAATGAAAGAGAACGGTATGCTATTTTAGCACTGAACAGATTGGATTCTAAAAATAAATGGAATTCTGATACATTGGTAGTTCCTGCCAAAATAGATACCACATTGATGGCTTATTCACCTTTTCCAATGCAATTGGATGTATTGAGTAATGTAAAGAAATTTGTTATTTTTTCATATCCGATTCAGGCGTATGGAGTGTATTCCAACGGGAGTCTTGTAAAGTGGGGGCCAACCAGTATGGGAAAAAAAACCGCACAGACCACAAGAGGATTAACTTTTGCCAACTGGAAAAAGAAGCTTTCCATTTCAACGGTTAGTAGTGAATGGAAATTACCTTATAATTTCAATATTTTTAACACAGGAGGAATCGGATGGCATCAATATGACCTACCCGGCTATCCGGCATCGCATTCTTGCTTACGGCTATTGAAAAATGATGCCCAATGGTTATATTCTTATGCAGATACCTGGATCCTGAATCCGGGAGGAGCCACCACTAAAGCAAAAGGAACTGCAGTAATGGTTTTTGGCGATTACAAATGGGGGCACAGGAAACCGTGGAGAAATCTGTTGGATGATCCTAATGCAAATAATATTTCTGTAGAAGAAATGAATAAGCTCATAGAGCCCCATATTGAAAAAATAATAAAAGAGCAGGAGAACAGGGAAAAAGTAGCAGATTCTATCAAGGCGGCGAAGGCTGTTGAGATTCAGGAACCTGCAGTGAAGCCACAAGTGCTTGCTCCTTAAGACTTCTTTTCAAATTGTAAAGTAGATTCTTCTGCAAATTTTCTGAGTTTCTGCATTTCATCTTTAGCTTTACTTTGTCCGAATCTGGCCGCAGCATATGTTGCGGCAATACAAAGCAGCATGATAAACGAGGCATTGAGTGCCCAAGGAAATTCATTGCTTTTGATTTGTTTTTCTACATAGTACATGGTGAAAAAGGTCATCCATAAAATCGAAAAAGAGAAATAAAGAAACATAAAGAAGGTCCACACAGCCGAGCTTGGCCCGAATACCCCACGGATCACAATATCATCATCTTCTGCCTCCACGCGAAGAGAAAGTCTGGGTTTCCAGTAATTATCATAAGGTGTTTCTACACAGATGGTAGCTACCTCCTTATTGACATTGCCGGAAAATTCTCCTTTGTGTTCCTTGAGGTATTTGTTAAGGTTTTCAGCATATTCTTCCTTACTGAGATGGGTAAACATTTTAAACCTCGGTCGTGTGCGTATCTTATCTAATGTGGTTTCTTCTGTTTTCATATTATTCCTGATAGGGGATTGGGTCTTCCAGAGTAAAGCTCAGTGTAAGTTGCTGGTCTTTCCTTTTTATAAGCATGGTAATGGTTTTTCCTTCTTCAGATTTCATCAGTTCCATAATGTATTCCAAAGTCATATCAAGGGTTTTTCTACCATTGATTGTAATAATCCGGTCGTCTTTTTTTAGTCCTGCTCTATCTGCGGGAGAATCTTTACGTACACCTGCAATAGAAAATAAAGGCTTAAGTACAAATTTGTACTGTAAGTTATTATTAATCACCTCGATTTCGTTACTTGCCTTTTTTGCACCGGTTTCAAGGGCTACAAAATCTTTTTCCCAGGATAATCCATCTTGTTGAAAATCAAGACCACTCATATTAAAGTGGAAGGGGTCGTCATAATTTTTATTTTTCTTTAAGTAGATTTTCTGGTCAGGATAATCAAAAATGATAGTAAATCGGCGGAGAATTTCTCCTCCCACTGAACCCCTTCTGTTTTCAACAAGATTTACATGCTGAATAGAAAACTCATCCGGCATCGCAGTAAGAGGCTTTTCAAACTTAAAATCCCCCAGATAAAAGTTGTGAATACGGCTTCTTTTTCCGTATACATCTCCGTTAAATCCTCTGCCTAAAAAATCATCAATATTGGGACGGTTGTACACAAAATTCTTTATAAGAGTAGGAAAGAGCCATATGGGATCGCTGTTTCCTAAGTCTATAAGGAGTTTGGATGTCTTTTTTTCATTGGTCATTTCAACCTCTGCTTCAATATACGGTTTATTTTTTTCAATAGAAATGGGAAACTCCTCAAATCTTTTGGTTTTTTTCCTAAGCAGTTCAATATCGTTGTAGATGGTAATCTTTTTGGAAACGTAATCTATAGAAACAGCATGATCTTTAAAAAAATGATATCCTATGATGCCGTTAACAGGGATTCCTACATGAGAAGAAATATTAAATTCCTGATTAACGATAATAAAAAGGCTCAGAGATTTATTGATGAAA
The sequence above is drawn from the Chryseobacterium daecheongense genome and encodes:
- a CDS encoding L,D-transpeptidase, which gives rise to MKKSFLYSLILVLFLVSCKKEIEKINDTLGTDTTTTESPKEKTDSIKKDSVVKKESVPPAMQETGFYNAFVLPKDKKLRDSVYAAFSKKYNERERYAILALNRLDSKNKWNSDTLVVPAKIDTTLMAYSPFPMQLDVLSNVKKFVIFSYPIQAYGVYSNGSLVKWGPTSMGKKTAQTTRGLTFANWKKKLSISTVSSEWKLPYNFNIFNTGGIGWHQYDLPGYPASHSCLRLLKNDAQWLYSYADTWILNPGGATTKAKGTAVMVFGDYKWGHRKPWRNLLDDPNANNISVEEMNKLIEPHIEKIIKEQENREKVADSIKAAKAVEIQEPAVKPQVLAP
- a CDS encoding PDZ domain-containing protein, translated to MKYRCFIWLLLISIFINAQNSFEIKDAKKTVVPFKLINNLIFIPVNINGADLTFLLDTGVAETSIFSLENKEVKLTTLEKIKFSGLGGNASIDGFRSDNNTGTIGKNFINKSLSLFIIVNQEFNISSHVGIPVNGIIGYHFFKDHAVSIDYVSKKITIYNDIELLRKKTKRFEEFPISIEKNKPYIEAEVEMTNEKKTSKLLIDLGNSDPIWLFPTLIKNFVYNRPNIDDFLGRGFNGDVYGKRSRIHNFYLGDFKFEKPLTAMPDEFSIQHVNLVENRRGSVGGEILRRFTIIFDYPDQKIYLKKNKNYDDPFHFNMSGLDFQQDGLSWEKDFVALETGAKKASNEIEVINNNLQYKFVLKPLFSIAGVRKDSPADRAGLKKDDRIITINGRKTLDMTLEYIMELMKSEEGKTITMLIKRKDQQLTLSFTLEDPIPYQE
- a CDS encoding UpxY family transcription antiterminator; translation: MKGWYVIYTKSRYEKKTAQILTEQNFKVYLPLNKTISQWSDRKKKVEKPLFSSYVFIYLETIKDYLRALAIEGVVIFIKFGNRLVRVLDEEIDRIRVFLNEFSDVELRNSLDIKVGEKRRITSGPFENYDCEIIKIDNKKKICVRIESLKYSILAEMHSYHLI